One window from the genome of Micromonospora aurantiaca ATCC 27029 encodes:
- a CDS encoding DUF2795 domain-containing protein, protein MASYTDVLDYLSALDYPAGKDDVIREAEREGAPPDVLRALRALPPVDYANGTEVARSAGIDAAPEVSRSQRAAQARDNHPRVSQHLRGI, encoded by the coding sequence ATGGCGAGTTACACGGATGTCCTTGATTACCTGTCCGCGCTGGACTACCCGGCCGGCAAGGACGACGTCATCCGCGAGGCGGAACGGGAGGGCGCGCCGCCGGACGTGTTGCGGGCGCTGCGCGCTCTGCCCCCGGTGGACTACGCCAACGGCACCGAGGTGGCCCGGTCGGCCGGCATCGACGCGGCTCCCGAGGTGAGCCGGTCGCAGCGCGCGGCGCAGGCCCGCGACAACCACCCGCGCGTCTCGCAACACCTGCGCGGCATCTGA